The Paramisgurnus dabryanus chromosome 6, PD_genome_1.1, whole genome shotgun sequence genome has a window encoding:
- the pld1a gene encoding phospholipase D1a, which translates to MKTNMNDSVENLDTRELGFSDAEEEPEEVDCNDFNTSGDFRIPFSAVYKTVGFKEAEAQVYLTNVPITAKILEVERFTMTPDRFKITKNRSVSKAMPAVFKIELKHGNFTWTVKRKEKHFMELHRELLRYKTLMRIPLPTRSHTERRKSIKRSEVRQMPMLPRGGRDELVREEQVSSRRKQLEDYLNKLLRMTMYRKYYATMEFIDVSQLSFIQDLGPKGLEGIVYKRSGGHRIPGMNCCGHNEICYRWSKRWLIVKDSFLLYMKPDTGAISFVLLVDNEFSINMDSKHTETKHGVGIENLSRKLVLKFTSYRHARWWGQAIESFVRKHGKAFLRTHRFGSFAREEENIPSKWYVNGKTYMEDVANALEEAKEEIFITDWWLSPEIFLKRPVMEGNRWRLDCILKRKAQQGVKIFVMLYKEVELALGINSEYSKRTLMHLHANIKVMRHPDHVSSSVYLWAHHEKIVVIDQSVAFVGGIDLAYGRWDDCEHRLTDVGSVTRSVAQAIEEASNSSTPKKKVSSSGNGSSSMVGDSVDLPKLKGIGRTRRARFSLYHHLQRGLHHTDSISSIDSSNKSGSVHSLQTGVGELIGNTRFWHGKDYCNFVYKDWVQLDKPFDDFIDRYTTPRMPWHDIASVVHGKAARDVARHFIQRWNFTKIMKPKYRSLSYPFLLPKSHSTGNDLKYQVPDCVQTKVQVLRSAADWSAGIKHHEESIHNAYIQVIAKSKHFIYIENQFFISCADNKLVYNRIGDAIIERIIRAHKENKKFRVYVVTPLVPGFEGDITTGGGSALQAVMHFNYRTMNRGEHSIISQLKKEMDNQWMNYISFCSLRTHAELEGRLVSELIYVHSKLLIADDNTVIIGSANINDRSMLGKRDSEVAVIFEDSETVPSVMDGQEYQAGKFALQLRLECFKTILGAFTDPTIDVNDPISDRFYKDVWMTTSGRNATIYEKVFHCLPSSLVRNKQELLSFQSKSGLDKEDPVKAQELLKKIRGFLVQFPLEFLCEENLMPSVGTKEAMVPTEIWT; encoded by the exons ATGAAAACAAACATGAACGACAGCGTGGAGAATCTGGACACCAGGGAACTGGGCTTCTCAGATGCTGAGGAGGAACCTGAAGAGGTGGACTGCAATGATTTCAACACCTCAg GAGATTTCCGGATCCCTTTCTCAGCTGTGTACAAGACGGTTGGCTTTAAAGAGGCTGAAGCTCAGGTGTACCTGACCAATGTCCCCATAACTGCTAAGATCCTAGAGGTGGAACGCTTCACTATGACCCCGGACCGCTTTAAGATCACCAAAAACAGGAGCGTGTCCAAG gcaatgccagctgtttttaaaatagagctGAAGCATGGAAACTTCACCTGGACGGTGAAGCGAAAAGAGAAACATTTTATGGAGCTGCACAGGGAACTTCTGCGTTACAAGACCCTCATGAGGATCCCACTGCCCACCCGCAG tcATACGGAGAGAAGGAAGAGTATCAAGAGGAGCGAGGTGAGGCAGATGCCCATGTTACCTCGTGGGGGCAGAGACGAGCTGGTACGAGAAGAGCAAGTGTCAAGCAGGAGG AAACAACTAGAAGACTACCTAAACAAGCTGCTAAGGATGACAATGTACAGAAAATACTATGCAACA ATGGAGTTTATTGATGTGAGCCAGTTGTCCTTCATTCAGGATTTGGGCCCTAAAGGCTT AGAAGGCATTGTATATAAAAGGTCTGGAGGTCACCGAATCCCAGGCATGAACTGCTGTGGCCACAATGAAATCTGTTACCGCTGGTCAAAGAG GTGGCTTATTGTGAAGGACTCTTTTTTGCTGTATATGAAGCCAGACACCGGTGCCATTTCATTTGTCCTACTGGTAGACAATGAGTTCAGCATCAATATGGACTCCAAACACACAGAGACCAAGCATGGAGTGGGCATAGAAAACCTGTCTAG GAAACTGGTGTTAAAATTCACCAGTTACAGACATGCCCGGTGGTGGGGTCAGGCCATTGAAAGCTTTGTCCGGAAACACGGCAAGGCCTTTTTAAGGACCCACCGATTTGGATCTTTTGCCCGAGAGGAGGAGAACATACCCTCTAAATG GTATGTGAATGGAAAAACTTACATGGAGGATGTTGCTAATGCACTGGAAGAAGCCAAAGAGGAAATATTCATTACAGACTGGTG GTTGAGCCCTGAGATCTTTCTGAAGAGACCTGTGATGGAGGGCAATCGCTGGAGGCTAGACTGCATTTTGAAACGCAAGGCT CAACAAGGGGTGAAAATCTTTGTGATGCTCTATAAGGAAGTAGAGCTGGCACTCGGCATCAATAGCGAATACAGCAAAAGAACGCTGATGCACCTTCACGCTAACATCAAG GTGATGAGACACCCTGATCACGTCTCATCCTCTGTCTACTTATGGGCACATCACGAGAAGATTGTGGTCATTGACCAATCAGTTGCTTTTGTGGGAGGGATTGACCTTGCGTACGGTCGTTGGGATGATTGTGAGCACCGGTTGACGGATGTGGGCAGCGTCACGCGTTCTGTTGCCCAGGCAATAGAGGAG GCTTCAAATTCATCCACACCCAAGAAAAAAGTTTCCTCCAGTGGAAATGGCAGCAGTTCAATGGTTGGTGACTCAGTGGATCTGCCCAAACTGAAAGGCATTGGTCGTACTCGCAGGGCACGTTTTAGCCTGTACCATCATCTCCAGCGTGGTCTTCATCATACCGACAGTATCAGCAGCATCGATAGCTCAAACA AGAGTGGCTCGGTGCACAGTCTTCAAACAGGAGTCGGGGAACTGATAGGGAACACGCGCTTCTGGCATGGCAAAGACTATTGCAACTTTGTTTACAAAGACTGGGTTCAGCTGGATAAGCCTTTTGACG ATTTTATTGACAGGTATACAACACCCAGAATGCCCTGGCATGACATCGCCTCAGTGGTGCATGGGAAAGCGGCCAGAGATGTAGCCAGGCACTTTATACAGCGCTGGAACTTTACCAAG ATAATGAAGCCGAAGTACAGATCACTTTCCTACCCGTTCCTGCTGCCTAAATCACACAGCACAGGCAATGATCTCAAATACCAAGTGCCAGACTGTGTCCAAACTAAAGTTCAG GTTCTACGGTCAGCAGCAGACTGGTCTGCGGGAATCAAACACCACGAGGAATCCATTCATAATGCCTACATTCAAGTCATTGCCAAGAGCAAACACTTCATTTACATCGAG AACCAGTTTTTCATCAGCTGTGCAGATAACAAACTTGTTTACAACAGGATTGGCGATGCCATTATTGAGAGGATCATCAGAGCTCACAA agaaaataaaaagtttcgtGTGTATGTGGTTACTCCTCTGGTGCCGGGTTTTGAGGGAGACATCACTACAGGCGGAGGAAGTGCACTCCAGGCTGTCATGCATTTCAACTACAG GACCATGAACAGGGGAGAGCACTCCATAATCTCccaactgaagaaagaaa TGGATAACCAGTGGATGAATTACATCTCATTTTGTAGTCTGAGAACTCATGCTGAGCTGGAAGGCAGACTTGTTTCTGAACTCATCTACGTTCATAGCAAGTTGCTTATCGCTGACGACAACACAGTCATTATTG GCTCTGCCAACATCAATGATCGCAGCATGCTAGGTAAAAGGGACAGTGAGGTTGCTGTGATTTTTGAGGACTCCGAAACGGTGCCATCAGTGATGGATGGACAAGAGTACCAGGCTGGGAAGTTTGCTCTGCAGCTCAGACTGGAGTGCTTTAA GACCATTCTAGGTGCCTTTACCGATCCAACCATTGATGTGAATGACCCCATCAGTGACCGGTTCTACAAAGATGTGTGGATGACCACCTCAGGTCGGAACGCCACCATCTATGAGAAG